Within the Streptomyces sp. NBC_00353 genome, the region CCTGCGAGCCGCCACGAGGTCGCGGACCTGCCCTTTGTTCCCGAAGTTTCCCGAGTGTCCGAAGCCCCCGAGGTCTCCGAGTTCCCCGAAGGCGGCGTCGGCTGACTCATGGGTGCACACAGGCGGAAGTGCGACTGGTGCGGCAGCGGTACGCCCATCGTCAGGGACATGGACCCGATCAACCTCGAGTACCAGTACTGGTGCGAGGAGTGCGCGCGGGCGCTGATCATAAAAGGCGACCCGATCGAGACATATCGGGAACTGGAGGGGGAGCCGATCTACGGGCGGCTCCTGGAGGAGCACTGCACCCTCAAGCGCTTCTACTCCTTCGCCACCGCCTGAGCGTCACGCCGGCGACTCTCCCGAATCGGGTCATACCGACACCGCGGGGAATCGATTTGGTGGTGGGCCGGGGTGACCGTGTAATGTTCTCGATGTCGCCAGGGAGACCGGGCGGAAAACAGCACGGGGCTATAGCTCAGTTGGTAGAGCGCCTGCATGGCATGCAGGAGGTCAGGAGTTCAATTCTCCTTAGCTCCACAGTGAAGTAACAGGAAGCGGGTCATCCGAATCGGATGACCCGCTTCCTGTCTGTGCAGGGCTTGTTTGTGCAGGTCAACTACGGCCGCTGCCAAGAGCCTTGCGGCCGGCGGCCGGCGGCAGCGCGGGACGTTCCGCCGGTGCCTGCTCGATACGGAGTGCCAGCGCGGGGCACCGGCGCACAGCGCGCTGCGCACGCCCTCGCAGATGCACCGGAACCGCGGCGTCCGCGAGCGCGGGATAACCGTCTGGGCCCAGCCTGATCAGCTCCGGGACGATGTCCGCGCAGAGCCCGTGACCCTTGCAGAGTGTCCAGTCCACCGCCAGCTTCTCGCCGCTCGGAATGGACTCCTCCAGGTCCTGGTAGCCGGGCGCGGGCAGGGGTAGTACCCCGACCGTCTCCCGGCCGCAGCCGCCGTCCAGGACGTGCGCGGCCAGATCGTCCGTGAACGCGGACAGGGTCGAGGCCAGGAAGCGGGCTGAGCCGTCCGGATGTTTGCAGGCGCCCCGGCCCTTCACCGCCTGCGTCACCTCGCGCAGCGCCTCCAGGGCCGCGGGACCGCCGCCGTTCAGCACGTCGGACAGTCCGCCGGCCGCGGCCGGCAGCCCCAGCTTGCAGGGGCCGCACTGGCCCGCGGTCTCGGCGGCCAGCCAGTTCGCGATCCGCAGCGACTCGCCCAGCGGGCAGGTCTCGGGCCCGATCGGCAGGATCGCGCCCGCGCCCAGCGCGCCGCCCGCCGCCGCCAGGGAGGCCCGGGAGACGACGGCGTCGTGCGTGGCCATCGCATCGATCCAGTTGCCGTGGTAGCCGCCGGTCAGCACGCCCTGGGGCAGTGGCGGCGCGCCGGCGAGCTGGAGTACGTACCGCAGGGGCACACCGGTGGGCACCTCGATGACCATCGGGCGCGAGACGGCGCCGGAGAGGGTGAGCAGCACCGTGCCGGGCTCGTCGGGCAGTCCGGTGTGCCCGTAGCGGCGGGCGCCGATCCGGGCGGCGACGGCGAGCTGCGCGTATGTCTCGGCGTTCGACAGCAGTGTCGGGGCGCCGCCGACGCCCGACTCGGCCGCCCGCTCGCGACGGCCCGGCGGCAGCGCGGGGCCGCCGCCCGCCGCCCTGATGACCGCGGAGGCCTCGCCGGAGACCATCCGCTCGGGGGTGCGCACCACCCGGGCGCGCAGCTGCTGTCCGCGCCGGTCGGACAGGCCACGCTCGGCGAGGGCGTTGCGTATGGAGATCTCCGTGGAGTTACGGGTGACGGCGACGATCAGCGTGCGGGCGCCGAGCGCCTCCGCCGCCAGCAGGGCGCCGTCCAGGATCAGGTGCGGTGCGCGGTTCAGCAGGACGGTGTCCTTGCGACAGGCCGGCTCGCCCTCGCTGCCGTTGATCACGACGACGGGGCGTACCCCGCGCCGGATCGATGCCTTGGCGACGGCACGCAGCTTCTTCCCGAAGGGGAAGCCCGCACCGCCGCGGCCACGCAGCGAGATGGTTTCGGCCAGTTCGGCCAGGCGCTCTCCGGTCATCGGTTCGAGCGGTCCGTGCACCTTCAGATGCATGGCGAGGTCGAGCCGCTCCACCAGGTCGAAGCCGGTGGTCAGCTGAGGGAGGCCGACGACACGGACTTCGGGCACGTCGGGGAGGGGGAGGTTCACGGTCGGTCTCCTGCGGGTGCCTGCCAGGGTTCTCCGGCAGGGGGCGGATAGAGCGGCCCCGGTAGCGGTGCGGTCTCGTCGACGGCGGGCAGCGGGCCGGTCGGCACGTCGGTTCCGTACGGGTCGTACGGGTGCTCCTGGGCGGGTTCGTACGGGGGACGGAACGTCTGGGTCTGCGCCTGGGCCGGTGGTGCCGGTGAGGGAGCGGGCCAGCGGCCGGCCGGTTGCTGAGGGCTCGGCCCGGGGACCGGGACCGCGTTCTCGGCGGCCCGCGAGACAGCACGGTAGGCGGCGGAGATTCCGGGGTCGGGGCCTGTACGGGTGGGTCCTGTGCCCCCGACGGGTCCGGTGTCGGGGCTCGTGGCCAGACGGTCGGCGTTGCGGGGCGGAGCCTCGTACGAAGTCTCGTACGGAGCCTCGTACAGCGGTGGGGCGGGTGCGGAGAGAGGCGTGCGCGGGCGGTCGAACGACGATGGCAACGGGGTCCCTCGCAGCTCCCGCCCGAGCTCGTCGCGACCCAGTTCGTCCCGGCCGAGCCCGCCGTAGGCACGTTCCCGGCGCAGTTCCTCCCGGCCCAGTTCCTCCCGCCCGAGCGGAAGTACGCGCTCCGCGCCGGGCAGCGGGGACTCGCGGAGCGCCGGATCCGGCTCGGAGAGGAGGGCGTCCGGCTTGATCAGAGCGGCGATCAGACCGGTGATCCGGCGTTTCGTCGTCGGCGGCAGCAGCCGCAGGCACAGGGCGGCGGCCACCGCGACCAGACAGAGGCTGTACATCACGACGACCCAGGTCGCGGGTGGCCGGCCCGCGTACAGACCGTGGATCAGCGCCGCACACCAGGCCGGATAGGACAGTGCGTGCAGCGCGCGCCAGCGGCCCGCTATGCGGCCCGGGGTGGCGAAGGCACTGCGCAGCGCGCCGGTCGCGGCGGCGACGACCATCAGCAGGCCCGCCAGCGAGCCGAAACCGATCAGCCCGGCGGTGCCACGCACACCGAGGCCGAAAGGTATGACGGCGCCGAGCAGCGCCACATGTCCGAGCGCGACCTTCACGGTGACATGCAGGAGCAGGAAGCCGAGCGAGGCGGCGGCAGCGGCCCGGTGGATGCCCTGGCCGAGCAGGCGCTGCCGTGAGGACAGGAACAGCCGGTCGGTGGCGATCAGGCCCCAGGCCACCGCGGCGGTGAGCGAGACCAGTGACAGCACACCGGTGGTGAAATCGAGTGCGGCGCGCAAGTCGTCGCTCCCTGCGACGGCGAGCAGAGGGATGAGAACCAGCACGGCGACGGTGAGCCCGCCCTGTACCGAGCGGTTCGGTCCGGCGCTCAAGGTGGGGGATGAGCGGATCTTGCGATGAGGGTTCATTGGGGCGACTCCGAATTGTTCGGCAAAGCGGTCCCGTTGCGGCATGCTAAGTCGCTCCATACCGGCCAGTACGGGGTTTGAGCGGTTGCCCCAATAGAGGGCGGTACGCGGAGTAACCCCCGCTTCCCGGACGTTCCGCCGCTGCCTCACGGAAGCCCGGCAGGAGCCTTGCGGACGATCCGCTGCCGCTTCCCGGGGCTTCTCCCGGGGCGTTCCTCGGGCCTTTCCGGGGGCTCCGTCGTCCGTCGTTGTCCACGGAGCGGCAGCGCCGGGCTGCGCTCCGGGCCTGTGCGGTACCCTGACGCCATGCGTGCCGTACGCCTTCTGCTTAGCGAGCCGCGCTGATCAGTCCCGACCGGTGTGAATGCCTGGTTGGAATCGGCGCGGCGTCCCCTCCTGTGCGAGGGGCTTTTTCGTTTCCGTAAGCGCTGGCAGATGACGATCGATGGAGCTTTGAGGATCATGAGCGAGACGAATTCCGCATCCGAGGTGGCTGCGCCGCACCGCTATACAGCGGCAATGGCTGCCGACATCGAGGCACGCTGGCAGGACTTCTGGGACGCCCACGGCACGTACGAGGCGCCGAACCCGACCGGCGATCTGGCGGACAATCCGGAACTGGCCGCCAAGCCGAAGAAGTTCATCATGGACATGTTCCCGTACCCCTCAGGTGCGGGCCTGCACGTCGGTCACCCGCTGGGCTACATCGCCACCGATGTCTTCGCCCGTCATCAGCGCATGACCGGGCACAACGTGCTGCACACCCTGGGCTTCGACGCCTTCGGCCTGCCGGCGGAGCAGTACGCCGTGCAGACGGGTACGCACCCGCGCGCCTCCACCGAGGCCAACATGGAGAACATGAAGTCCCAGCTGCGCCGGCTGGGGCTGGGCCACGACAAGCGCCGCTCGTTCGCGACGATCGAGGCGGACTACTACAAGTGGACCCAGTGGATCTTCCTGCAGATCTTCAACTCCTGGTACGACACCGAGGCGGACCGGGCCCGGCCGATCGCCGACCTGGTCGCGCAGTTCGAGAACGGTGAGCGCCCGACCCCGGACGGCCGTGACTGGAGCGCGCTGAGCGCCGTCGAACGCGCCGACGTCCTGGGTCAGTACCGCCTGGCGTACGCCTCCGACGCGCCCGTCAACTGGTCGCCGGGGCTGGGCACCGTACTGGCCAACGAAGAGGTGACGGCCGACGGCCGTTCGGAGCGCGGCAACTTCCCCGTCTTCAAGGCCAAGCTGCGCCAGTGGAACATGCGCATCACCGCCTACGCCGACCGGCTGCTGAACGACCTGGACGGGCTGGACTGGCCCGAGGCGATCAAGCTGCAGCAGCGCAACTGGATCGGGCGTTCCGAGGGCGCGCGTGTCGACTTCCCGGTCGACGGCGCGGGGGACATCACCGTCTTCACCACCCGCCAGGACACCCTGTTCGGCGCCACCTACATGGTGCTGGCGCCCGAGCACGACCTGGTGGAGCGGATCATTCCGGCCGCCTGGCCCGAGGGCACCCACCCGGTGTGGACCGGCGGTCACGCGTCCCCGGCCGAGGCGGTCACCGCCTACCGCAAGCAGGCCGCTGCCAAGTCCGACGTGGAGCG harbors:
- a CDS encoding NADH-ubiquinone oxidoreductase-F iron-sulfur binding region domain-containing protein — its product is MNLPLPDVPEVRVVGLPQLTTGFDLVERLDLAMHLKVHGPLEPMTGERLAELAETISLRGRGGAGFPFGKKLRAVAKASIRRGVRPVVVINGSEGEPACRKDTVLLNRAPHLILDGALLAAEALGARTLIVAVTRNSTEISIRNALAERGLSDRRGQQLRARVVRTPERMVSGEASAVIRAAGGGPALPPGRRERAAESGVGGAPTLLSNAETYAQLAVAARIGARRYGHTGLPDEPGTVLLTLSGAVSRPMVIEVPTGVPLRYVLQLAGAPPLPQGVLTGGYHGNWIDAMATHDAVVSRASLAAAGGALGAGAILPIGPETCPLGESLRIANWLAAETAGQCGPCKLGLPAAAGGLSDVLNGGGPAALEALREVTQAVKGRGACKHPDGSARFLASTLSAFTDDLAAHVLDGGCGRETVGVLPLPAPGYQDLEESIPSGEKLAVDWTLCKGHGLCADIVPELIRLGPDGYPALADAAVPVHLRGRAQRAVRRCPALALRIEQAPAERPALPPAAGRKALGSGRS